The Microthrixaceae bacterium genome includes the window ACCACACCTCTGTCGCCACCTTGCGCTTGCCGCCGAACCACGGGAACGGCGCCTTCACGGCCGAGCTCCGACCGGGGACATGCCGCCCCACACGCCGAGCGGCTCGTTGTCGAGCGCGTAGGCCAGGCACTCGGCCCGCACCTCGCACACCGCACAGATCCGCTTCGCCGCGTGGGCCGTGCGGTTCTTCGTCGGGAAGAACAGGTCGGGGTCGGCGCCACGGCACGCGCCGCGGTCCTGCCACGCCATCGGCTCCGGGACGGGGGGCTCGTAGGCCACCAGTTGCAGGGATGGGATCACGTCACGTTCCTTTCGTCGTCGATCGGTCGCCGGTCGGCGGCCGCCCTCACGCTGCGCCACGTACTCCCAGTCGCACTGGTCGGCGGGGAACACCCGCTCGAGCACGTCTGGGGGCCAGCACACGGGGCACCTGCGAGGCACGTGCGGGGCGCTGGTGGCACGTCGGGCGTCGATCAGAGCGCGGATCACGCCGAGGCCCCGAAGTCGAGGACGCCTTGCGCCAGCCGCTTCGCCGCTATCTCGCAATACCGTTCGTCCAGCTCCACACCGATGGCTTTACGGCCGAGGCGCTTCGCTGCGACGAGGGTGGACCCACTACCGGCGAACGGATCGGCCACTGTGCCGGGTGGGCACTTGGCGAGAAGCGACTCCATGAGGTCGATCGGCTTGGGGGTGGGGTGGCCGACCCGCTTCGGTTCTTGGTCCCTCCACTCGGTTGTGGTGATGACCGTCGGCCCGGGCTTGCCGGTCCATCCGGCGCCGATGATGTAGATCTCCTCGTCCGCCGGAAACCACGGCGCCTGGGTGATGCCAGGCTTCCGTCCCGCCTTATGCCAGATGAGGCGATGGCGGGTGCCGTCAGGGCGAGCTTCCCGCCATGACCCAAACACGGCGGCAGGGCGACCAGCACCCCACGCGGCGAGAGCCCAGTCCCTTATCTCTGTCGACTCGTCGCCCGCGATCGACTGCGTGGACGTGGCGCGCAGGCTTGGACTGCTCGCCATGCCGCGCGCCTCCCAAGCCACCCCATACGGCGGATCCGTCACGAGCACGTCGGCGGCCAGCCACGCGTCGACCTCGCGGCAGTCCCCGTGGTACAGGGTCACCCGCTCGTCGGAGTAGTACGGGGTGCTCACGGCTGGGCCTCATCCCCGACCATCCGCACCCGCCACGCCTCCCGGCGGTCGGCCATCAGGCGGTCACCAGGCCAGCAGTCGGCGCACACGGGCGACCCGTCCAGATCGTGGGCGCAGACCCGCACCTCGTTGCAGAGACCGCACTGCTCGTCGCTCAGTTCGCCCTTGAGCGCCCGCCAGTGGCGAGTCCCGCAAGCGGCCATCCCTGCCCCGAAGGTGGTCGCCGGGTCGCCGCAGACCATGCAGGGCTTCTGCGGCTTGCCCTCGAAGTCGCGGGACTGCCAGAACTTCCGCCAGTCGTACGCCCACGGGTCCTCCGCCATGTCCCCGGTGTCGATCCACTGGTCCACGCCGTTGGCCATCCACTGGGCGGCCTCGGCGGGTTCTTCCTGGATCACGGCGAGCCAGACGGCGATCTGGTTGTGGACCAGTCGGCCGTAGGAGCGGCTGAGCCACTCCATCGCCTCCCGGGTGCGGCGCAGCTCGGCGATCAGGCTGTCGCCTGTCACCGAGTCGATGCACGTCGGGTCGATCGCATCGAGGTCCAACCGTTCGTGCGCGGTCACGCCGCCCCCCGATCCGCGTCGAACGCCCACACGAACCCGAGGCCCACCGCGTCGCACGGCACCCACCACTCCTCAGCGGTGAGCCGGTGCGTGACCCGCACCTTCGTACCGTGCGTGCCGATCGACACCGTCGTGCCGCTGTCGGACACCCAGCACAGCTTCCCCTTGCGGAACAGCCGCGGCCAGCCGAGAGCTTCACCGAACTCGACGGGGGTCATGGCGTCGCCCCGAACAGGGCCAGCAACGCAGCCTCGGCCCGGCCGTCGTCTCGCACCCGGGCGAACGTCCGCACATGCTCGGGCCACGTCTCGATCGCCCGCTGACGGCTGGCGTTCTTGTCGGCCGACAGACCCAGCGCCTTCTTCCACGTGCTGGGCGGCACCAGCCGCACCGGCACACCGAGCGCACCCAACGCACCCAACACGGCACCGTGGCCCTCAGCGAACGTCCACACGCTGGACACGCCCTGTCGGGGCATGGCGTGCACCTTCTCCACCACGGCCAAGGCGAACTCGTCGGGTGCGTAGTCCCGCACCATGTCGGCCACCAGGGCGCCGAGCGGGTGCCCGGTCGCCTCTGGCATGTCGTGCACGTCGAGAAGCCCGAGCTGAGGGTGCAGCACGGCGAGGGCGCCGGTCTTGCCGGGG containing:
- a CDS encoding WhiB family transcriptional regulator produces the protein MAWQDRGACRGADPDLFFPTKNRTAHAAKRICAVCEVRAECLAYALDNEPLGVWGGMSPVGARP
- a CDS encoding site-specific DNA-methyltransferase, which codes for MSTPYYSDERVTLYHGDCREVDAWLAADVLVTDPPYGVAWEARGMASSPSLRATSTQSIAGDESTEIRDWALAAWGAGRPAAVFGSWREARPDGTRHRLIWHKAGRKPGITQAPWFPADEEIYIIGAGWTGKPGPTVITTTEWRDQEPKRVGHPTPKPIDLMESLLAKCPPGTVADPFAGSGSTLVAAKRLGRKAIGVELDERYCEIAAKRLAQGVLDFGASA